The following proteins are co-located in the Vanessa atalanta chromosome 11, ilVanAtal1.2, whole genome shotgun sequence genome:
- the LOC125067474 gene encoding uncharacterized protein LOC125067474 produces MDQRVQCPVCTLYLHSGMTLESHLDTHPKDQVIKALCTLSAKSTNFGSRTPTPLNSERSFRSRSRTPATDDSGRWANSHRNSDNERYWRRTPSRTKSTPLSTISRNPTPDLRIGNISFDNHISNNVSSQCSDSYTVKSDKTQQTFTSNCQSLVSDFDQQYPYYPEQQEDPEIKFSRSSEYNAQLDNSNVFAYNMPVMGSGVKLPTTMMPTVPRRGNDYVKILPKQGNLLVKTNVAGMQYIPSGVKPMHVMMPAATPFVQKNLQNNMIMTGNLPTSQLLDPKLMAPPLNNQFNQMNHPGAFTPGTTVVTQNSQIIYREMVHNIDGKPFISSMPAVLGGPENVTNVAQSSSMYQNVMVVDQFGNTSCMYTTPQHILSKPCAPMFNENVPFMQNVPDKTGSNVITDGNKTLIIEVSPMLSGEPINDTSQNPLPQQNDNPVNKMIEQEKSESAIESPGPSKGLKILSNIKVEVPVQHHKNMLNTVMDLTGSTDSDYLERSITPEKILPDLDDNNPRLSDKCTQPSNAGESLISSAFSVLKHSNNAHKESTLKSTVVENKLDTEFSDSCPVPDLICNEKPSISPCSELSDHGDNSNDRLVILSPKPESSKKYQSLAKNISIEKKLPTKSPKHNPLKLNNIFVKKQKKHLQIKNSKVSSQINIKPGDREPRASSSTCKLLENFAVTKTHQPEKCENKGKLQTVSIEKIENSNDDRSEFDANTEVQSMDIEPVTPSNVNPSQYTTTVVKEEINSNEFSNGGDRSTDLAPMETLRPINVVNYGNMAGEFDDDSNHRELLDLEAASKNKQFVSMMNENYFGDNIYADYFTPDRVEAFDAEKESNYAKDNAKEGMYIWGESSQKESEFVLPNFIHESYKIAESNGMDYSDMGASGEHIDGDRCEGDSKADVLSESRSDGEPTLNICADERMPPRGELSGQESNGDMESPWSGMYSGVPPAEPYDLMARESWVSDGSDIDANEKTENVIEEELHFSKARTYNCAQCGVKFPSLKELRAHKALAHALPTCSSVKTSYSRLMTARAIKKEEKPDEHVLAGNLLSLDTKETMASTMLQVYNAMSEAKPQIEGFIKQETKKRRKDYVCPTCKVDQVTDAAFHAHLKIHPLECLTCGKCFFKRANLALHVKTHLGIKNYKCEICEKRFITRQKLSEHHNVHTGRTPVKCTICDDTFRRYSNMVQHRDRHHFKKKTKIRDFVCHCGAVFHSRAKLLWHKETHDEKPKACLYCSDKFVHAASLTRHVRRTHNEYFLADKATEKGRMENVPCPVCKQMYLRSNLRAHLLTHSGKKPYHCIICNKAFTTKWNLKLHRWTHLSRSAKPFKCTLCKGAFIRQSDYVSHMNAHKSVRPYTCNYCGCQFIRKYNCQRHVREHEMAKKYVCKVPECGKSFHRSYYLSEHMKVHSGARPFACNICGKTSSNKSNHNKHVKIHHAREPVATEA; encoded by the exons atgGATCAAAGAGTGCAATGCCCTGTGTGTACACTGTACCTACACAGTGGAATGACCTTAGAGTCACATTTGGACACACATCCAAAAGATCAAGTAATTAAAGCATTGTGTACTTTATCAGCTAAAAGTACTAATTTTGGAAGCAGGACACCTACTCCATTAAACTCAGAGAGGTCATTTAGAAGCAGGTCACGGACACCAGCAACTGACGATAGTGGACGATGGGCCAATTCTCATCGAAATAGTGATAATGAAAGGTACTGGAGAAGGACTCCAAGTAGAACTAAGTCGACTCCACTCTCGACAATCTCAAGAAATCCCACACCAGATCTCAGGATTGGGAATATTTCATTTGACAACCATATATCTAACAATGTTTCAAGTCAGTGCTCTGACTCTTATACAGTGAAATCAGATAAAACACAGCAAACTTTTACTTCAAATTGTCAGTCCTTAGTATCAGATTTCGATCAACAGTATCCTTACTATCCAGAACAACAGGAAGACccagaaattaaattttctcgTAGCTCAGAGTACAATGCACAGTTAGATAATTCAAATGTGTTTGCATACAATATGCCTGTAATGGGATCAGGTGTCAAGCTGCCTACGACTATGATGCCAACAGTACCTAGAAGGGGGAATGACTATGTTAAAATCTTACCTAAACAAGGAAACCTGCTTGTTAAAACGAATGTGGCTGGAATGCAATACATACCTTCAGGAGTTAAGCCAATGCATGTGATGATGCCGGCTGCAACTCCATTTGTTCAGAAGAATCTACAAAATAACATGATTATGACTGGAAATTTACCTACTAGCCAATTATTAGATCCAAAATTAATGGCACCACCATTAAACAACCAATTCAATCAAATGAATCACCCGGGAGCTTTTACCCCAGGAACAACAGTAGTCACTCAAAACtcacaaataatttataggGAGATGGTTCATAATATAGATGGTAAACCATTCATCTCGAGCATGCCGGCAGTACTTGGTGGTCCTGAGAATGTTACAAATGTTGCTCAGAGCAGTTCAATGTACCAAAATGTTATGGTTGTTGATCAGTTTGGTAATACTTCCTGTATGTATACAACACCACAACATATATTATCAAAGCCATGTGCTCCTATGTTCAATGAAAATGTACCATTTATGCAAAATGTGCCAGATAAAACTGGGTCAAACGTAATAACTGATGGTAATAAAACTCTAATTATTGAAGTAAGCCCAATGTTATCGGGCGAACCAATAAATGATACAAGTCAGAACCCACTGCCTCAACAGAATGATAATccagtaaataaaatgattgagCAAGAAAAGTCAGAATCTGCTATTGAATCCCCTGGGCCTAGTAAAGGTCTGAAAATTCTTAGTAATATTAAGGTAGAGGTTCCTGTACAGCATCACAAAAATATGCTAAATACTGTTATGGACTTGACAGGTTCAACTGATTCGGACTATCTGGAACGTTCTATTACTCCAGAGAAAATTCTACCAGATTTAGACGATAATAATCCTAGATTATCTGATAAATGTACTCAACCATCTAATGCTGGTGAAAGTTTAATTTCAAGTGCATTTTCTGTGCTAAAACATTCTAACAATGCACACAAGGAAAGTACTTTAAAATCAACAGTTGTAGAGAATAAACTTGATACAGAGTTTTCAGACAGTTGTCCAGTTCCTGATCTCATTTGTAATGAAAAGCCGTCTATATCTCCATGTAGTGAATTATCTGACCATGGGGATAATTCCAATGATAGACTTGTCATACTATCCCCTAAACCAGAAAGTAGTAAAAAATACCAAAGCTTGGCAAAGAATATTAGTATTGAAAAGAAATTACCAACTAAATCACCAAAACATAACCCtctaaaacttaataatattttcgtgaaaaagcaaaaaaaacatttgcaaaTAAAGAACTCAAAAGTATCTTCACAGATCAATATTAAACCTGGTGATCGGGAACCTAGAGCCTCGTCGTCTACGTGTAAGCTATTAGAAAACTTTGCAGTGACTAAAACGCACCAACCTGAAAAATGTGAAAACAAGGGTAAATTGCAAACTGTCTCAATAgagaaaattgaaaatagtaaTGACGATCGCAGTGAGTTTGATGCCAACACTGAGGTGCAGTCGATGGACATTGAGCCAGTCACTCCATCAAATGTAAATCCCTCTCAATATACTACTACAGTTGtgaaagaagaaataaattcGAACGAATTTAGCAATGGAGGTGATAGATCCACAGATCTTGCACCGATGGAAACCCTCAGGCCAATAAATGTGGTCAATTATGGCAATATGGCGGGCGAATTTGATGACGATTCGAATCACAGAGAGTTACTAGATTTAGAAGCTGCATCGAAAAATAAGCAATTTGTATCGATGATGAATGAAAACTACTTTGGAGATAATATTTACGCAGACTACTTTACCCCAGATCGCGTTGAAGCGTTCGATGCTGAAAAAGAATCGAATTACGCCAAGGACAACGCAAAAGAGGGAATGTATATTTGGGGTGAATCATCGCAGAAGGAAAGTGAATTTgttttaccaaatttcatacaCGAGAGTTATAAAATAGCTGAAAGCAACGGGATGGACTATTCAGATATGGGAGCGTCGGGGGAGCATATAGACGGTGACAGGTGCGAAGGGGACAGCAAGGCCGACGTGTTGAGTGAGAGTAGAAGTGACGGCGAACCGACTTTGAATATCTGTGCCGATGAGAGGATGCCGCCTCGTGGAGAACTCAGCGGGCAAGAAAGCAACGGAGACATGGAATCACCTTGGAGTGgg ATGTATTCGGGAGTACCTCCGGCAGAGCCCTACGATCTAATGGCGCGAGAGAGTTGGGTTTCAGATGGGTCCGACATAGATGCTAACGAAAAAACagaaaatgttat TGAAGAAGAACTGCACTTTTCAAAGGCAAGAACGTACAATTGCGCTCAGTGCGGCGTGAAGTTCCCGTCGCTGAAGGAGCTGCGCGCGCACAAGGCGCTGGCGCACGCGCTGCCCACGTGCTCCAGCGTCAAGACCTCCTACAGCCGCCTCATGACCGCCCGCGCCATCAAGAAGGAGGAGAAACCGGACGAACATGTGCTGGCAG gCAATCTATTGTCATTGGATACAAAGGAGACGATGGCTTCGACAATGTTACAAGTTTACAACGCGATGAGTGAAGCTAAGCCTCAAATCGAAGGTTTCATAAAGCAGGAAACGAAAAAGAGACGAAAAGATTACGTGTGTCCGACGTGCAAGGTCGACCAGGTCACCGACGCGGCCTTCCACGCCCATCTCAAGATACACCCGCTGGAGTGTCTCACGTGCGGGAAGTGTTTCTTCAAAAGAGCAAACCTAGCGTTGCACGTGAAAACGCACTTAGGAATAAAGAACTATAA ATGTGAGATATGCGAGAAACGTTTCATAACACGTCAGAAGCTGTCGGAGCACCACAACGTGCACACCGGCCGGACGCCCGTCAAGTGCACCATCTGCGACGACACCTTCCGACGGTACTCCAACATGGTGCAGCACAG GGACCGACACCATTTCAAGAAGAAGACAAAGATACGCGACTTTGTGTGCCACTGCGGGGCCGTGTTCCACTCGCGCGCCAAGCTGCTGTGGCACAAGGAGACGCACGACGAGAAGCCCAAGGCGTGCCTGTACTGCAGCGACAAGTTCGTGCACGCCGCCTCGCTCACGCGCCACGTGCGCCGCACGCACAACGAGTACTTCCTCGCCGACAAGGCCACGGAGAAGGGCCGGATGGAGAATGTGCCTTGCCCTGTTTGTAAACAG ATGTACCTTAGATCAAATTTACGTGCTCACTTGCTGACCCACAGTGGGAAGAAACCATACCACTGCATCATCTGCAACAAAGCATTCACAACCAAGTGGAACTTGAAACTTCATCGTTGGACGCACCTGAGTCGGTCGGCTAAACCCTTCAAATGCACGCTATGTAAAGGTGCATTCATCAGGCAATCCGATTACGTGTCACACATGAACGCGCACAAGTCTGTTCGTCCATACACCTGCAACTACTGCGGCTGCCAGTTCATTAGGAAGTACAACTGCCAACGACATGTTCGAGAACACGAAATGGCTAAGAAGTATGTGTGTAAAGTGCCCGAGTGTGGTAAATCGTTCCATAGGAGTTATTATTTATCTGAACATATGAAAGTGCATAGTGGGGCGAGGCCTTTCGCATGTAATATTTGTGGGAAAACGTCAAGTAATAAGTCCAATCATAATAAACATGTGAAGATACACCACGCGAGGGAGCCAGTTGCGACTGAAGCGTaa
- the LOC125067477 gene encoding ER membrane protein complex subunit 2-A-like encodes MSFNNYDELSHTEIFDLLRQWRENNERRSEDVLYFSEVIVEDPLHKLGSEKYVVMEQVIYAALDCHYYTIAKLWIMMLSEEFPGSLRVLRYKAACLEAEEKYEEAMEVLDSIIKADETNSAARKRRVAILKAQGLIQEAIKELVDYLKKFMSDMEAWQELSELYLQVQEYSKAAFCAEELILHQPHNHLMHQRLADIRYTMGGVDNLELAKSYYCQALKLNPDNMRALLGLFLVTNTLLSHYKSSGSAKRKEAFKLSQWAQSEATKIQRKAQPPPTIPALTNMMLSLAVTD; translated from the exons atgtcttttaataattatgacgaacTCAGTCACACTG aaatattcgATTTGCTTAGACAATGGCGTGAAAACAACGAAAGACGAAGCGAAGacgtattatatttttccgAAGTTATTGTTGAGGATCCACTTCACAAGTTGGGTAGTGAGA AATATGTTGTAATGGAGCAAGTCATCTATGCAGCTTTGGACTGCCACTACTACACTATAGCTAAATTATGGATAATGATGCTGTCGGAGGAGTTTCCAGGCAGCTTGCGAGTTTTAAGATATAAAGCAGCATGCTTGGAAGCTGAAGAGAA GTATGAAGAAGCAATGGAAGTTTTAGATAGTATTATAAAGGCAGATGAAACAAATTCTGCAGCTCGCAAACGACGTGTGGCTATATTGAAAGCTCAAGGTCTCATCCAGGAGGCTATTAAGGAACTggttgattatttaaaaaa gtttATGTCAGATATGGAGGCGTGGCAAGAGCTCTCAGAGTTGTACTTGCAAGTTCAAGAGTACTCCAAAGCAGCCTTTTGTGCTGAAGAATTGATACTGCATCAACCACATAATCACTTGATGCACCAACGCCTTGCTGATATACGTTACACTATG GGTGGTGTAGACAACCTGGAACTGGCCAAGTCATATTACTGTCAAGCACTTAAACTGAACCCTGATAACATGAGAGCACTGCTTGGATTATTCTTG GTGACCAATACCCTTCTGAGCCACTACAAGTCATCGGGCAGCGCGAAACGCAAGGAAGCGTTCAAGCTCTCCCAGTGGGCTCAATCGGAAGCTACAAAGATACAACGCAAAGCACAGCCGCCGCCCACTATACCAGCCTTGACCAATATGATGCTGTCGCTAGCTGTGACtgattaa
- the LOC125067476 gene encoding tRNA (guanine(10)-N2)-methyltransferase homolog: protein MSEYRFFKMWRRYLMWFAHEHVDFRYAEMQSILSMLNIPIKFVEKPCVNKPYWIVEFPTEDCIKKVASRSVLLKNCIELWSRATTAERLHSNLKNALKNSSGKWIIPENSKENISDTHICPRELLHACSDDRKSFKVEVETFCKHFTMKEKVDKIENFSYLPLHGPVKLKNPDITLAYLEFYGVDPNNVPDQPHDLFFGKWVADGQRELIQTHSLKKRQFIGNTSMDAQLSLIMANQAQVNTGLIILDPFVGSGSLFIAAAHFGAYVWGSDIDFMMLHARSRPTRVGQKVRTEEESIKSNMKHYGTESRYLDVVVSDFSLTNWRGDLKFDAIITDPPYGVREPTERIGIDRENYELSDEHLVNHVPSKVDYGLPHLYSDLLNFAAKHLEIGRRLVCWYPLVREEYKEEQLPSHPCLKLIANSEQVLSKLTARRLLTYEKVSDEVPNMPVDPNAGTHSFREKYFSMGETTRRERKEKKAEDMAAYGLRQFQNIINDVS from the exons ATGAGTGAATACAGATTTTTCAAAATGTGGCGTCGATATTTGATGTGGTTCGCACATGAACACGTAGACTTTCGTTATGCT gaaaTGCAAAGCATACTTTCCATGTTGAATATACCGATAAAATTTGTTGAGAAACCATGCGTAAATAAGCCTTATTGGATAGTCGAGTTTCCTACAGAAGATTGTATCAAAAAAGTCGCTTCCCGTTCAGTTTTACTCAAAAACTGTATAGAACTATGGTCCAGAGCTACAACAGCTGAACGTTTACATAGTAACTTGAAAAATGCACTTAAAAACTCAAGTGGAAAGTGGATAATACCTGAAAATTCCAAAGAGAATATAAGTGATACACATATTTGCCCGAGGGAGCTCTTACATGCATGTAGTGATGATCGGAAGTCTTTCAAAGTTGAAGTAGAaacattttgtaaacattttaccATGAAAGAAAAGGTTGACAAAATTGag aatTTTAGCTATTTGCCTTTACATGGTCCGGTAAAATTAAAGAATCCTGATATAACATTAGCCTACCTTGAATTCTACGGTGTTGATCCGAACAATGTTCCTGATCAGCCACATGATCTATTTTTCGGTAAATGG gTGGCTGATGGTCAACGAGAGCTCATTCAAACTCATTCATTAAAGAAACGACAGTTCATCGGCAATACAAGTATGGATGCTCAATTGTCACTAATAATGGCAAATCAAGCTCAAGTAAATACTGGACTAATTATATTAGACCCATTTGTAGGATCTGGTTCCCTGTTTATAGCTGCTGCACATTTTGGAG cATATGTTTGGGGGTCTGACATTGACTTTATGATGCTGCATGCACGATCCAGGCCTACACGAGTCGGACAAAAG GTTCGAACAGAAGAAGAAAGTATTAAGAGTAACATGAAGCACTATGGTACCGAATCGAGGTATTTAGACGTCGTTGTAAGTGACTTCTCATTGACTAATTGGAGGGGAGACTTGAAGTTTGATGCTATTATAACTGATC CTCCTTACGGCGTTCGAGAGCCAACAGAGAGAATTGGTATAGACAGGGAAAACTATGAACTTTCCGATGAACACCTTGTTAACCACGTACCGTCTAAGGTGGATTACGGTCTGCCACACTTGTACAGCGACTTGTTGAACTTTGCCGCGAAGCATCTCGAGATCGGGAGACGATTGGTGTGCTGGTATCCTTTAGTAAG AGAAGAATACAAAGAAGAACAATTACCATCGCACCCATGTCTGAAGTTAATCGCTAACTCCGAGCAGGTTCTGTCAAAACTAACCGCTCGCAGATTGCTTACGTATGAGAAAGTTAGCGACGAAGTTCCCAATATGCCCGTAGATCCTAATGCTGGAACGCATAGTTTCAG gGAAAAATACTTCTCAATGGGGGAAACAACGAGGAGAgagagaaaagaaaaaaaagctgAAGATATGGCGGCGTACGGGCTGAggcaatttcaaaatattatcaatgatGTATCATAa
- the LOC125067479 gene encoding esterase CG5412, with the protein MSEHNSNSNQSSVTNNKEDRPKLKILAFHGYRQNGTVFRAKIGSFRKAVSKYAQLFFISAPHKVFCEEGGGDEDSRSWWFNAEDNTFSGKCLGGPAIGFEDTLNLIEEVVKEHGPFDGFMGFSQGACLVGLLAAMQQKGYLPYTFKFAIFASGFRSGSLVHKGFYDEDINLHSLHVYGESDSIIPKEMSESLINLFVKSVVIEHAGGHYVACSGSIKDAYLDFLHDRYQDIFENPEKNNRRNS; encoded by the exons ATGTCCGAACACAACTCGAACTCTAACCAATCATCGGTCACTAATAATAAAGAAGATAGacccaaattaaaaattttagccTTTCATGGATATCGACAAAATGGCACAGTGTTCAGAGCTAAAATAGGATCCTTTAGAAAAGCGGTTTCAAAGTATgctcagttattttttatatctgctCCTCATAAAGTTTTCTGCGAAGAAGGTGGAGGCGATGAAG ATTCGCGTTCATGGTGGTTCAACGCAGAAGATAACACATTCAGTGGTAAATGTTTAGGCGGACCAGCTATTGGCTTTGAGGATACCTTGAACCTGATAGAGGAAGTTGTTAAAGAGCATGGCCCGTTTGATGGGTTCATGGGTTTTTCACAGGGTGCCTGTCTTGTTGGTCTTCTAGCTGCTATGCAACAAAAAGGAT atctgccatatacatttaaatttgcaattttTGCATCTGGATTTCGATCAGGAAGCTTAGTTCATAAGGGATTTTATGATGAAGATATCAATCTACACTCTCTGCATGTTTATGGAGAAAGTGACTCCATTATACcaaaag AAATGAGTGAATCACTCATTAATCTATTTGTAAAATCAGTTGTGATTGAACATGCTGGAGGTCATTATGTAGCTTGCTCTGGATCTATCAAAGATGCCTACCTGGACTTCTTGCATGATAGGTATCAAGATATATTCGAAAATCCCGAGAAAAATAATAGAAGAAATTCATAG
- the LOC125067475 gene encoding DNA replication licensing factor Mcm3 — protein MEDGDFDQRLRDLQREYLEFLDDEEDQSVYMERVKQMIGEKSKRLIVNINDLRRKSPDRAKNLLDNAFEEQIAFQRALKEYVSSIDPTYAKEQEEFFVAFSGSFGTKHVTPRSLTSRYLGNLICVEGIVTRVSLVRPKVVRSVHYCPATKKVMERKYTDLTSFEAFPTSAVYPTKDDEGNPLETEYGLSRYKDHQTLTVQEMPERAPAGQLPRSVDVICDDDLVDKCKPGDRVQVVGNYRCLPSKQGSFTAGTFRTILIANNVTQINKDMNLTITIEDIKLCKRLAKKSTSNMFELLSKSLAPSIHGHDYIKKAILCLLLGGMEKILPNGTRLRGDINILLIGDPSVAKSQLLRYVLMTAPRAITTTGRGSSGVGLTAAVTTDPETGDRRLEAGAMVLADRGVVCIDEFDKMSDIDRTAIHEVMEQGRVTIAKAGVHASLNARCAVLAAANPVYGRYDQYKTPMENIGLQDSLLSRFDLLFVMLDIADADHDNMISEHVLRMHRYRNPKEQDGEVLPMGSLVEMLSTENPDNEDAEDSNESIYEKYDPLLHGNTRNKKDQILSTKFMRKFIHIARLMKPKLTQEASDSIADEYARLRNQDMMDSDVARTQPVTARTLETLIRLSTAHAKSRLSFQVTRRDAQAAIELVHYAYFKKVLTKEKRRKRRASSGDEENASDTELPSQPRAKKSRKTPGSQSQDPYEFSSDEEAEPVLRAAHSAQPEPAQTPASSAKKTIDTTRLTQFKSALQQVFREERANSLPLDRITSYVNEKYSHETFDSGEIQAALDRMTQDNHVMMADDIVFLI, from the exons atggaagACGGTGATTTTGATCAACGTTTAAGAGATCTACAGAGGGAGTACCTTGAGTTTTTAGACGATGAA GAAGACCAAAGCGTTTATATGGAAAGAGTAAAACAAATGATAGGTGAAAAGAGCAAACGattgattgtaaatataaatgaccTTAGAAGGAAAAGCCCTGACAGAGCTAAGAATTTGCTAGATAATGCCTTTGAGGAGCAGATAGCTTTTCAAAGAGCCTTAAAAGAATACGTCTCCTCTATAGATCCTACATATGCTAAAGAACAGGAAGAATTTTTTGTAGCATTTTCCGGTAGTTTTGGGACAAAACACGTTACTCCGCGAAGTTTAACATCAag GTATTTAGGAAACCTAATATGCGTGGAAGGTATAGTCACAAGAGTGTCACTAGTGCGACCCAAAGTTGTGCGGAGTGTACATTACTGCCCGGCCACTAAAAAAGTAATGGAACGCAAGTACACTGATTTAACCTCATTTGAGGCATTCCCTACTTCAGCTGTTTATCCTACTaag gATGATGAAGGCAATCCATTAGAAACTGAATATGGTTTATCCCGATACAAAGACCATCAAACATTAACAGTACAAGAAATGCCTGAGAGAGCTCCAGCTGGACAATTGCCAAGGAGTGTTGATGTGATTTGTGATGATGATCTCGTTGATAAGTGTAAGCCAGGGGACAGAGTACAGGTTGTCGGTAATTACAGATGTCTTCCATCAAAACAGGGAAGCTTCACGGCTGGTACTTTTAG AACTATCCTCATAGCAAACAATGTAACTCAAATAAACAAAGACATGAACCTCACCATCACAATTGAGGACATTAAGCTGTGCAAGCGATTGGCCAAGAAATCCACGAGCAACATGTTTGAACTGCTGAGCAAGTCTCTAGCACCATCTATCCATGGtcatgattatataaaaaaggctaTACTTTGTCTATTGCTGGGTGGCATGGAGAAGATTCTGCCTAATGGCACGAGACTTAGAGG TGACATTAATATACTTCTCATTGGTGATCCATCCGTGGCAAAGTCCCAATTGTTACGCTACGTCCTAATGACAGCGCCGCGAGCGATCACGACCACAGGACGAGGTTCCTCGGGCGTCGGGTTGACCGCCGCCGTCACTACAGACCCAGAGACCGGAGACCGGAG ACTGGAGGCGGGCGCCATGGTGCTGGCAGACCGCGGCGTGGTGTGCATCGACGAGTTCGACAAGATGTCGGACATCGACCGCACGGCCATCCACGAGGTGATGGAGCAGGGCCGCGTCACCATCGCCAAGGCGGGCGTGCACGCGTCGCTCAACGCGCGCTGCGCCGTGCTGGCCGCCGCCAACCCCGTGTACGGCCGG TACGATCAATACAAGACGCCGATGGAGAACATCGGGCTGCAAGACTCGCTGCTGTCGCGTTTTGACTTGCTGTTCGTGATGCTGGACATCGCGGACGCGGACCACGACAATATGATCTCCGAACACGTGTTGAGGATGCACCGATACAG aaatcccAAAGAACAAGATGGTGAAGTTCTACCCATGGGCTCCTTGGTGGAAATGCTCTCTACAGAAAATCCTGACAATGAAGATGCAGAG GATTCCAATGAGTCCATATATGAGAAGTATGATCCACTCCTCCACGGGAACACCCGTAATAAGAAAGATCAGATTCTGAGCACAAAATTCATGAGGAAGTTCATTCACATTGCCCGACTAATGAAACCTAAACTGACTCAAGAAGCTTCAGATTCTATCGCTGATGAATACGCTCGACTACGAAACCAAGATATGATGGACAGTGATGTAGCAAga ACGCAGCCGGTGACGGCCCGCACACTGGAGACGCTGATCCGCCTGTCCACGGCGCACGCCAAGAGCCGCCTCAGCTTCCAGGTCACGCGGCGCGACGCGCAGGCCGCCATCGAGCTCGTGCACTACGCCTATTTCAAAAAG GTGCTAACAAAAGAAAAGCGTCGTAAACGTAGAGCGTCGTCGGGAGACGAGGAGAACGCGTCGGACACCGAGCTGCCTTCGCAGCCGCGTGCTAAGAAGTCGAGGAAAACG cCGGGTTCACAAAGTCAGGACCCCTACGAGTTCTCGTCGGACGAGGAGGCGGAGCCCGTGTTGCGCGCCGCGCACTCTGCGCAGCCCGAGCCCGCGCAGACGCCCGCCAGCTCCGCCAAGAAGACCATTGACACTACTAG ATTAACGCAATTCAAATCAGCGCTCCAGCAAGTATTCCGCGAGGAGCGCGCCAACTCGCTCCCCCTCGACCGCATCACGTCCTACGTCAACGAGAAGTACTCGCACGAGACCTTCGACTCGGGAGAGATCCAAGCGGCGCTGGACCGCATGACGCAGGACAACCACGTCATGATGGCGGACGATATCGTTTTCCTTATTTAA